Part of the Deltaproteobacteria bacterium genome is shown below.
CAATCCATCAATAAACATTTCGGGTCTTTGAATTTCAAATTTTTTTGCAGTGCAAGGCATTACTGAGACCATAAAGATATCTTTAGGGTCAACGCCAATTTTTTCGCCGCCAAGTTGAGTTGCGTTTATCTCTTTGTGTGCACCATCATCATTATCATGGCTGACGTATAATATTTGTTCCTTTCCATTAGTTATTTTTTTTAATAGTAAAAACTGCAACGTTAGGTGGATCGAGAAATGACCATTAAAAAACAGTCAATTTTTTATAATCCGCGAAACGTTTATTTATTTCATCTAAATTTAGGCGTTTAAATCTTTCAAGACTAAAATCTTCAACCGCAAATGAAGCAATGACGCTACCCATTGCAACAGCTTGCCTTAATATATTGGCATTTATTTCTTGATTCTTTGCAAGAAAGCCAATCATGCCTCCTGCGAATGAATCTCCAGCTCCAGTAGGATCACGAACTTCTTCAAGAGGAAAGGCAGGTGCCGCAAAAATATTATCTTGATCAAATAATAAAGCGCCATACTCACCTCGTTTTACAATGAGAGTACGTGGACCCATATTGCGAATGATTTTGGCTGCCTTTACGAGATTATATTCATTAGCTAGAAGGCGCGTTTCCGCATCGTTAATACATAATACATTTACATGTGGTAAAACTTGTTCTAGTTGTTTGCGATATTGCGGATTTTGAATCCAATAATTCATACTATCGCACACGACTAAACGAGGATTGTTAATTTGTTCAAGCACCATTAATTGCAATGCGGGATCAATATTGCCTAATAAAATATATTCAGCGTCACGATAATTTGGCGGTAATTCAGGACGAAATTGCGCCAGAACATTTAGCTGTGTCTCAAGAGTATGAGCAATGTTAAGATTATCATCGTAGCGGCCACTCCAACGAAAAGTTTTGCCATCGAGGGTGCATATTCCTGTGGTATCGATATTGCGACTTTTGAAAAAAGTAAGATGTTCTTGGGGAAAGTCATGACCAATAACACCAACAATACCAACCTGACTGAAATAAGAAGCTGCAGTAGCAAAATATGATGCAGAACCACCCAGAATTTCTTCTTGCAGACCAAAAGGAGTTTGCACTGAATCTATAGCTAAAGTACCTACTACTAAGATCTCCATGATTATCTCCAAAAAATTATAAAATCAATTTTCCTAAATTAATACAAATAGGTTAAGTTAAGCTGAATATAGCTACAGCCTTACTTAGAGCGCTTTCCAATCGCATTGAGCTACTGCGAGCGTGCATACCTGCCTTGCGTTAAGCAGCCTCGTCCCGCCGCTGCTCGAAATATGTCCAATATTCCTTAAGCTGCTTGGTCCTCGGGTGCTTAACTCGGCGACGGTCTACACACCCTCGTATACGCTCAACCCAATTGGAAAGCGTTCTAATC
Proteins encoded:
- a CDS encoding sugar kinase codes for the protein MEILVVGTLAIDSVQTPFGLQEEILGGSASYFATAASYFSQVGIVGVIGHDFPQEHLTFFKSRNIDTTGICTLDGKTFRWSGRYDDNLNIAHTLETQLNVLAQFRPELPPNYRDAEYILLGNIDPALQLMVLEQINNPRLVVCDSMNYWIQNPQYRKQLEQVLPHVNVLCINDAETRLLANEYNLVKAAKIIRNMGPRTLIVKRGEYGALLFDQDNIFAAPAFPLEEVRDPTGAGDSFAGGMIGFLAKNQEINANILRQAVAMGSVIASFAVEDFSLERFKRLNLDEINKRFADYKKLTVF